The region GCAAGTTCGTCTGACCACCGGGATCGCCGCAGGGGCTGAGGCAGAGACGGCTGGATTGCCCAGGCCGCGAGCGGCAGGTTCGCGGCCTGAAGCCTCGAACGCAGAAGCGTGAATGGATTCGGCAGTAGGTAGCAAAGTCCATCAGTAAACACCTAAGTTGTTGTTTAACAGACGCTTTCCACCATTCTGCGTCTGGCGAAGGCGGGAGGCCGCGTCCCAAGCTCCTGATCCCTGTGGAGGCGGTGTAGTCGGGCATCATGCCCGACTGCACGTTGGATCACGTCCGCAGACGGTTTCGGTAATGCAGCCATCCCTGGGCGATCAGGACGACGACGGCCATGGTCGCGGAGAAGGTTGCAAGCGGCCACGCGGTGTCGCCGTGCAGCCAAATGACAGCCAGGGTTCCCCCGATGCTGACGATGAGGCTCTGCACGCAGAAATGCAGCGCCACTGCCGACCCGGCGATGTCCCCGAACTTCTCCAGAGCGCCGTTCGCCGTCACCGACACGGCGAAGACGATGCCGACTGCCATGACCCACATGGGGACAACGAACGTCCAAAGGGAGGGTGTCCCGAACACCTGCCCGATGCTCAGGAACCCGGCGCCCAGAAGCAGCATCGCCATGCCCCGCGTGAGACTGCCGGCGTTCCCCCACCGGGCAACGAACCGTTTGGCGAAGCGTGTCGTGATGATCAGCACGACTGCTGCTGTTGCGAAGGCGAAGCTGAATTCCAGCTCGGAGTAGCCAGCTCCGTCGATCAGGACGCGGGGGGCGGTCGAGAAGAACACGAAGAACGTCCCCATGGCGGCACTGAACCCGAGCGTATAGGTCCAGAACGCGAGGCTGCGCAGGACGGGCAGGAACGATCGTCGTGACCTGGCGGCCGTCACGGGCCGGGTTTCATGCCATCGCAGCAGAGCATGCAGGGCCGCGAGAACGGCAAGAACACCCAGTGCCACGAAGATCGAGCGCCATCCAAACCTGTCGGCGAGCATCGCGCCGGCGATCGGTCCCAAGGCAGGCACGAAGGCCAGCATGGAACTGAACAGGCTGTAGATGACCACGCTTTCCGGTCGGTCGGCATACACGTCCCGGACGGTCGCGAAGGTGGCCACCATCGCTGCCGAGGCTCCCACCGCTTGCAGGAAGCGGAGGACAACAAAGGGAACGGCAGACGGGGATGCAGCCAGGAAGAATGATGCCGCCGCAAACAGGATCGCGCCGCCGATCAGAACGGGCCGCCGTCCGATGCCGTCCGAGATCGGCCCGAAGATGATCTGGCCGAGCCCGAGCATCACCATGTACAGGCTCAACGTGAGCTGGACGATGGCCGGGCTGGTGCCGAGAATGCCCGGCATAGCCGGAACGATGGGGAGATAGATATCCATCGCGAGGGAGGCGAGAATATCGAAGGGTGCCATCAGCAGGAGCGCTGTCGGCAGGGAATAGGCCCAAACGGGGGGCTTTGGAGACATGATGATGCATCCGCTCAAATGAGGAACATTTGGCGGCGACCTGCCTGTCAGCATGGGCTGGAATCGGTTCGACAGACGCCGCAACAACAAGGAAAGCGTTGTTGCGGCCTACTTGTCCGACGAGGGCTCGGCTCCCATGCCACGGCTCCAGGGTCATACGAGGTTAGAAGAGGGCTCTTGGATTACCATGTCGGTCCGGAACCGACAAATCCCGCAGGATACCTGAGACGAGGTCACGGAGACCTGGTGGCGTTTGCTACCGAATGCCGAATGGGTTTGCGGAAAGCGACGCGTCGAGCCGCAGCCCTGAAGTCTTGGACGTGGGCGCAGGCGCCCGTCCGAGGCTTCAAAGCTCCTCGTTTTCCTCTCGGGCATGGGCTTGCTCCAGGCGCTCCAGCAATTGCTGGATCCGGTCCGGAGCAGGCTCCTTCAGCACGTTCTGATAATTCTGCCGCAACTGCCTCCCGAGGTCTTTCAGGACTTCGGACTGGCTGGACGACGGCAGGTTACCGAGACCGACGTTCCAGCCTTCATGGCCCTCGGCGGTATAAGGATGGTGCCGCTTTGGCATCCATGCCCTCCATCTCTGCTCATCCTTGAGCTTGAGAACGGGCAAGTCCGGATTGGGTTTCAGCTAAGTTTATGAAAAAGAATAGTTTTCCATAAAATTCGAGGAGGAGGCCTGAAATTGGGACTAGCTTCCTCGGATGTCGGATGCGGC is a window of Microvirga lotononidis DNA encoding:
- the cml gene encoding CmlA/FloR family chloramphenicol efflux MFS transporter, with product MSPKPPVWAYSLPTALLLMAPFDILASLAMDIYLPIVPAMPGILGTSPAIVQLTLSLYMVMLGLGQIIFGPISDGIGRRPVLIGGAILFAAASFFLAASPSAVPFVVLRFLQAVGASAAMVATFATVRDVYADRPESVVIYSLFSSMLAFVPALGPIAGAMLADRFGWRSIFVALGVLAVLAALHALLRWHETRPVTAARSRRSFLPVLRSLAFWTYTLGFSAAMGTFFVFFSTAPRVLIDGAGYSELEFSFAFATAAVVLIITTRFAKRFVARWGNAGSLTRGMAMLLLGAGFLSIGQVFGTPSLWTFVVPMWVMAVGIVFAVSVTANGALEKFGDIAGSAVALHFCVQSLIVSIGGTLAVIWLHGDTAWPLATFSATMAVVVLIAQGWLHYRNRLRT
- a CDS encoding NepR family anti-sigma factor, producing the protein MPKRHHPYTAEGHEGWNVGLGNLPSSSQSEVLKDLGRQLRQNYQNVLKEPAPDRIQQLLERLEQAHAREENEEL